One segment of Candidatus Cybelea sp. DNA contains the following:
- the rpiA gene encoding ribose-5-phosphate isomerase RpiA — translation MFENDDPAKRAAGFAAVDRYVRDGMCVGLGTGTTAFWAIERVGQRIAAGENISAVGTSSETERLCRRLAIPLVELLAQPMPVAIDGADEIAPDWSLTKGGGGALFREKAVALSCERYIIVATPSKLVAQLGRFPLPVEVVPFAAPYVRRELARRAPGLAVRRRGSDSEPFLTDNGNWIFDCAFGRIDDPRDLEKTLREIHGVVATGLFFDLVTEVIVGYEDGATKTPRYSN, via the coding sequence ATGTTCGAAAACGACGATCCCGCAAAACGGGCGGCCGGGTTCGCGGCCGTCGACCGTTACGTTCGCGATGGAATGTGCGTCGGTTTGGGCACGGGCACGACGGCATTCTGGGCGATCGAGCGCGTCGGGCAACGGATCGCGGCCGGCGAGAACATTAGCGCGGTTGGAACCTCGTCCGAAACCGAACGCCTCTGCCGCCGCCTCGCGATTCCGCTGGTCGAACTTTTGGCGCAGCCGATGCCGGTTGCGATCGACGGGGCGGACGAGATTGCCCCGGACTGGTCGTTGACGAAGGGCGGCGGCGGAGCGCTCTTTCGCGAGAAGGCCGTCGCGCTTTCGTGCGAACGCTATATCATCGTCGCAACCCCTTCGAAACTCGTCGCGCAGCTCGGGCGCTTCCCGCTCCCCGTCGAGGTCGTGCCCTTCGCTGCCCCATACGTACGGCGCGAGCTCGCGCGTCGCGCTCCCGGCCTCGCCGTCAGGCGGCGCGGCTCAGATTCAGAGCCCTTCCTTACGGACAACGGCAACTGGATCTTCGACTGCGCGTTCGGCCGCATCGACGATCCTCGCGACCTTGAAAAAACACTGCGCGAAATCCACGGCGTCGTCGCGACTGGCCTTTTCTTCGACCTGGTCACCGAAGTGATCGTCGGCTACGAAGACGGGGCTACGAAAACGCCTCGTTACTCGAACTGA